The following proteins come from a genomic window of Polaribacter dokdonensis:
- a CDS encoding Smr/MutS family protein: MRLEIGNKVAVLDDVLKGIVIAIDADAITIETEDGMPFKFAKRELVKIEEDQHELSKFSDINNPLLNQKISDNKPKKSLFTKTKNEVILEVDLHINQLLKSTRGLDNYDMLNLQISTAKRKIEYAISKRISKIVFIHGVGEGVLRAELTSLLNRYPVKYYDASYKKYGLGATEVYIYQNVN, translated from the coding sequence ATGCGTTTAGAAATTGGAAACAAAGTAGCAGTTTTAGATGATGTTTTAAAAGGTATTGTAATTGCAATTGATGCAGATGCTATTACCATTGAAACAGAAGATGGTATGCCATTTAAGTTCGCTAAAAGAGAGTTGGTTAAAATAGAAGAAGATCAGCATGAATTGTCTAAATTTTCTGATATTAATAATCCACTATTAAACCAAAAAATTAGCGATAACAAACCCAAGAAAAGTTTATTTACTAAAACTAAAAACGAAGTTATTTTAGAAGTTGATTTGCACATTAATCAACTTCTAAAATCTACTAGAGGATTAGATAATTATGATATGTTGAATCTTCAAATTTCAACAGCAAAAAGAAAAATTGAGTATGCAATCTCAAAACGCATTTCTAAAATAGTTTTTATTCATGGAGTAGGAGAAGGCGTTTTAAGAGCAGAACTTACAAGTTTATTGAATAGATATCCTGTAAAATATTACGATGCTTCCTATAAAAAATATGGCTTAGGAGCTACTGAAGTTTATATCTATCAAAACGTGAATTAA